The Amycolatopsis sp. DG1A-15b genome window below encodes:
- a CDS encoding caspase family protein, with translation MFDSRAVLVGTCTYTQGLPQLDQAAANLTDLFDALTEVVDPSGMHTVTDPTAAHLVLDPLDRCASSPADLLLFYYAGHGLRDQYDRLCLALPGSVDTPRDARRTSLPVDSVLEIIKRAAARHRVVILDCCYSGLAMDSPAAADLHLLTATNRTAKAAYRVDARNTEFTGELVRLLVDGPGPVDLGGLYRHLDRALLARGLPRPRQRCVDHSADLVLRP, from the coding sequence GTGTTCGACTCCCGTGCCGTGCTGGTCGGTACCTGCACCTACACCCAGGGCCTGCCCCAGCTGGACCAGGCCGCCGCCAACCTCACCGACCTGTTCGACGCCCTCACCGAGGTCGTCGACCCCAGCGGCATGCACACGGTCACCGACCCGACCGCCGCCCACCTCGTACTCGACCCGCTCGACCGGTGCGCGTCGTCCCCGGCGGACCTGCTGCTGTTCTACTACGCCGGACACGGCCTGCGTGACCAATACGACCGCCTGTGCCTGGCCCTGCCCGGTTCGGTGGACACCCCACGGGACGCCCGTCGCACCTCTCTGCCCGTGGACTCCGTACTGGAGATCATAAAGCGCGCAGCTGCCCGGCACCGGGTCGTCATCCTGGACTGCTGCTACTCCGGTCTGGCCATGGACTCTCCCGCCGCCGCCGACCTGCACCTGTTGACCGCCACCAACCGCACGGCCAAAGCCGCCTACCGCGTGGACGCCCGCAACACCGAGTTCACCGGCGAACTCGTGCGGCTCCTCGTCGACGGCCCAGGCCCGGTCGACCTCGGGGGCCTGTACCGCCACCTCGACCGAGCGCTACTCGCTCGCGGCCTGCCCCGTCCCCGGCAGCGCTGCGTGGACCATAGCGCCGACCTGGTGCTTCGGCCGTAG
- a CDS encoding SDR family oxidoreductase — protein sequence MKIVVIGGSGLIGSKLVRKLGEHGHEAVPASPDSGVNTLTGEGLAEVLDGAQVVVDVSNSPSFADDAVLEFFRTSTGNLLAAEEKAGVGHHVALSVVGTERLTESGYFRAKIAQEKLIKEAGLPYSIVHATQFFEFVGSIAQAATEGNTVRLSDARIQPMAAEDVAGAVGRVAVGTPLNGTVEVAGPEQFGLDELIRTGLAFRGDPREVVTDPEARYFGARLDNDMLLPGPDAQLSATRFADWLPLNPPPAK from the coding sequence ATGAAGATCGTCGTGATCGGCGGCAGCGGGCTGATCGGCTCGAAACTCGTCCGGAAACTGGGAGAACACGGCCACGAAGCGGTCCCCGCGTCACCCGATTCGGGCGTGAACACACTGACCGGTGAAGGGCTGGCCGAGGTCCTGGACGGCGCCCAGGTCGTGGTCGATGTTTCGAACTCGCCGTCGTTCGCCGACGACGCCGTGCTGGAGTTCTTCCGCACCTCCACCGGAAACCTCCTCGCCGCCGAGGAAAAGGCCGGAGTGGGGCACCACGTGGCGTTGTCGGTCGTCGGCACCGAGCGGCTCACCGAAAGCGGCTACTTCCGCGCGAAGATCGCGCAGGAAAAGCTCATCAAGGAGGCCGGGCTGCCGTACTCGATCGTCCACGCCACGCAGTTCTTCGAGTTCGTCGGGAGCATCGCCCAGGCGGCGACCGAGGGGAACACCGTGCGCCTGTCGGACGCCCGCATCCAGCCCATGGCCGCCGAAGACGTGGCCGGCGCGGTCGGCCGGGTCGCCGTCGGCACGCCGCTGAACGGCACCGTCGAGGTGGCCGGCCCTGAGCAGTTCGGCCTCGACGAGCTGATCCGCACCGGGCTGGCCTTCCGCGGTGACCCCCGCGAGGTCGTCACCGACCCGGAAGCGCGCTACTTCGGTGCCCGGCTGGACAACGACATGCTCCTGCCCGGTCCGGACGCACAGCTGTCCGCCACCCGGTTCGCCGACTGGCTCCCGCTGAACCCGCCGCCGGCGAAGTGA
- a CDS encoding IS256 family transposase, with protein sequence MLTVVSDPASENNDQPATAGEASLIDQIVREGARRMLAEALRSEVDAYIAAFTDQRDEQGHRLVVRNGYHQPREVLTSAGAIKVTAPRVNDKRIDPDTGERKRFTSAILPAWARKTPKITEVLPLLYLHGLSSGDFVPALGQFLGSANGLSAAVITKLTEQWKAEQRAFAERDLSGADYVYLWADGIHVNIRLEEHKLCLLVMIGVRADGRKELVALADGYRESTESWADLLRDCARRGMVAPVLAVGDGALGFWGALREVFPATRAQRCWFHKIANVLSALPKTAYPGAKKALAEIWNAEDRRHALDAVKAFDAAYGAKFPKAVAKIADDVEELLAFYEFPAEHWIHLRTTNPIESTFATVRHRTKVTKGPGSRAAGLAMAFKLIEPAQARWRAVNAPHLVALVRAGAHFERGILVERGDQQVA encoded by the coding sequence ATGCTCACCGTAGTCTCCGACCCCGCATCCGAGAACAACGACCAGCCGGCCACCGCCGGCGAGGCGTCGTTGATCGACCAGATCGTGCGGGAAGGCGCCCGGCGAATGCTGGCCGAAGCCCTGCGATCCGAGGTCGACGCCTACATCGCCGCGTTCACCGACCAGCGCGACGAGCAGGGCCACCGTCTGGTCGTCCGCAACGGCTACCACCAGCCCCGTGAGGTGCTCACCAGCGCCGGAGCCATCAAGGTGACCGCGCCGCGGGTCAACGACAAGCGCATCGACCCGGACACCGGCGAGCGGAAGCGGTTCACCTCGGCGATCCTGCCGGCGTGGGCACGCAAAACCCCGAAGATCACCGAGGTGCTGCCGCTGCTCTACCTGCACGGCCTGTCCAGCGGGGACTTCGTGCCCGCGCTGGGCCAGTTCCTCGGCTCCGCCAACGGCCTGTCCGCAGCGGTGATCACAAAGCTGACCGAGCAGTGGAAAGCCGAACAACGTGCCTTCGCCGAACGGGATCTGTCCGGTGCCGACTACGTCTACTTGTGGGCCGATGGCATCCACGTCAACATCCGACTGGAGGAGCACAAGCTCTGCCTGCTGGTGATGATCGGTGTCCGAGCCGACGGTCGCAAGGAGCTGGTCGCGCTGGCCGACGGGTACCGGGAATCGACCGAGTCATGGGCCGACCTGCTGCGCGACTGCGCCCGACGGGGCATGGTCGCGCCGGTACTGGCGGTCGGTGACGGAGCGCTGGGGTTCTGGGGTGCGTTACGCGAGGTCTTCCCGGCAACACGGGCGCAGAGGTGCTGGTTTCACAAGATCGCCAATGTGTTGTCGGCCCTACCGAAGACCGCGTACCCGGGAGCGAAGAAAGCACTGGCGGAGATCTGGAACGCCGAGGACCGCCGACATGCCCTGGACGCAGTCAAAGCCTTCGACGCTGCCTATGGCGCGAAGTTCCCCAAGGCAGTCGCCAAGATTGCCGACGATGTCGAGGAATTGCTGGCGTTCTACGAGTTCCCGGCCGAGCACTGGATTCACCTGCGCACGACCAACCCGATCGAGTCAACTTTCGCCACCGTGCGGCACCGCACGAAGGTCACTAAGGGCCCCGGTTCCCGGGCTGCGGGGTTGGCGATGGCGTTCAAGCTGATCGAGCCGGCCCAGGCCCGCTGGCGCGCGGTCAACGCGCCCCACCTGGTCGCGCTTGTCCGCGCCGGAGCCCACTTCGAACGCGGCATCCTTGTTGAGCGAGGCGACCAACAGGTCGCCTGA
- a CDS encoding transposase: MRPLLDHREGTPFTGRSTGLKHCSELERDIARLVNDVHPELAQLSGVGTLSAAQILISWFHHGRLRSEAAFASVAGAAPIPASSGLTNRHRLNRGGDRQLNRALRTILLTRSRIDPATCAYITRRLAEGKTRREIKRCLKRIIARQLFRTLQQHPHTNNP, encoded by the coding sequence TTGAGACCTCTACTCGATCACCGGGAAGGTACGCCCTTCACCGGCCGATCCACAGGTCTCAAGCATTGCTCCGAACTCGAACGCGACATCGCACGCCTGGTCAACGACGTCCACCCCGAGCTGGCACAACTGTCCGGCGTGGGGACCCTCAGCGCCGCACAAATCCTGATCAGCTGGTTCCACCACGGCAGGCTTCGCTCCGAAGCCGCGTTCGCCAGCGTCGCCGGCGCCGCACCGATCCCCGCCTCCTCAGGCCTGACCAACCGCCACCGCCTCAACCGAGGCGGCGATCGCCAGCTCAACCGGGCGCTCCGCACCATCCTCCTGACCCGCAGCCGGATCGACCCCGCAACCTGCGCCTACATCACCCGCCGACTGGCCGAAGGCAAAACCCGCCGCGAGATCAAACGCTGCCTCAAACGGATCATCGCCCGCCAACTCTTCCGCACACTCCAGCAACACCCACACACCAACAACCCTTGA
- a CDS encoding MarR family winged helix-turn-helix transcriptional regulator — protein sequence MSSSAEDALLDQIGPALSRLRRRTPATSRDVSRNLVLNVVADAPGEMTVGGLAAEMGVVQPVASRTVAACIADGLLRRAASQADGRRTVLELTEHGEAERARFAAEQRAAFEGITAGWSPEERTQFARLLVRYTTDAGAWSRRRAEKER from the coding sequence GTGAGCAGTTCCGCCGAAGACGCCCTGCTGGACCAGATCGGGCCGGCCCTGTCCCGGCTGCGCCGCCGCACGCCGGCCACGAGCCGTGACGTCTCGCGGAACCTGGTGCTGAACGTGGTCGCCGACGCTCCGGGTGAGATGACGGTCGGCGGGCTCGCCGCGGAGATGGGCGTGGTGCAGCCGGTGGCCAGCCGGACGGTGGCGGCCTGCATCGCCGACGGCCTGCTGCGGCGGGCGGCCTCCCAGGCCGACGGCCGCCGGACGGTGCTCGAGCTCACCGAACACGGCGAGGCCGAGCGAGCCCGGTTCGCCGCCGAGCAGCGCGCAGCGTTCGAGGGCATCACGGCCGGGTGGTCGCCGGAGGAACGCACCCAGTTCGCGCGGCTCCTCGTCCGCTACACCACCGATGCCGGCGCTTGGTCCCGTCGCCGAGCCGAGAAAGAGCGGTGA
- a CDS encoding DUF1963 domain-containing protein, which yields MNHLEQLRSTAIERGIPTEAADRIGRFLRVAIWVCNANRYGVGSADRHGGVVGQNGGLPRLPVGTEWPYADISGLGRLPLPFIASLDCAKLPRADALELPADGTLLFFLAHEHALHAHDEHEFARVVHIPAGTATAQVEQPPPHDDDWFESGFLRPQSDLVALVQPEMPGWFDEPGNLEFQSDVVRLQVGDTAHLEDLRTLFNELWPQATTGADLYLGGYSMELGIGENAEYGMAEDSIAHDVPNRDRLVEEETARLMSEWIPLAQFQLEDQVHVGRFLIRHEDLAARRFDRVRSLTMFTE from the coding sequence ATGAACCATCTCGAACAGCTTCGGAGTACGGCGATCGAGCGCGGCATCCCGACCGAAGCGGCCGACCGGATCGGCCGCTTTCTCCGGGTGGCGATCTGGGTGTGCAATGCCAACCGGTACGGCGTCGGATCCGCCGATCGGCACGGTGGCGTGGTCGGACAGAACGGCGGGCTGCCCCGCCTGCCGGTCGGCACGGAATGGCCGTACGCCGACATCAGCGGCCTGGGCCGGTTGCCGCTTCCGTTCATCGCCTCGCTCGACTGCGCGAAGCTGCCGCGGGCCGACGCCCTCGAGCTCCCGGCGGACGGGACGCTGCTGTTCTTCTTGGCGCACGAGCACGCTCTGCACGCGCACGACGAGCACGAGTTCGCGCGGGTCGTCCACATTCCGGCCGGAACCGCCACCGCGCAGGTGGAACAGCCACCGCCCCACGACGACGACTGGTTCGAATCGGGTTTCCTCCGGCCGCAGTCCGACCTTGTCGCGCTGGTCCAGCCGGAGATGCCGGGCTGGTTCGACGAACCCGGGAACCTCGAGTTCCAGTCGGACGTCGTCCGGCTTCAGGTGGGCGACACCGCCCACCTCGAAGATCTCCGCACCTTGTTCAACGAGCTCTGGCCGCAGGCGACGACGGGCGCCGACCTCTACCTCGGCGGCTATTCGATGGAGTTGGGCATCGGCGAAAACGCCGAGTACGGCATGGCGGAGGACTCGATCGCGCACGACGTGCCGAACCGCGACCGGCTCGTGGAGGAGGAGACCGCCCGGCTGATGAGCGAGTGGATACCGCTGGCCCAGTTCCAGCTGGAGGACCAGGTACACGTCGGCCGCTTCCTGATCCGCCACGAAGACCTGGCCGCCCGGCGCTTCGACCGAGTTCGGTCGCTGACCATGTTCACGGAGTAG
- a CDS encoding ferritin-like protein — MDTIDDLRRHLQWAIELEHATIPPYLCALYSLDPVRNPEAAQVVGTVLAEEMIHLALAANLLNAVGGSPKLDTPELLPPYPHPLPHGDRSVHVHLAPFGPEALELFLRIEQPASADAPPQTDEYRTIGQFYAAIEAGLRTLCEKLGEEQVFSGDPARQIGELHLRGGGGEVLPVHDLKSALAALAEVIEQGEGAARTDVWDGDRDVFHPEREEVAHYYRFQELKVGRRYRTGDTPQSGPTGEEIAVDFDGVLPMRHNPRTTDYPEGSPIRAAQEEFNQIYSLLLYQLEEAFNGSPGGMMAAVGTMFGLRKQALALMNTPTGDGKTTAGPTFEYVPPERRN, encoded by the coding sequence ATGGACACGATCGACGATCTTCGCCGCCACCTGCAGTGGGCGATCGAACTCGAGCACGCGACGATTCCCCCGTACCTGTGCGCGCTGTACTCACTGGACCCCGTCCGCAATCCCGAAGCCGCCCAAGTCGTGGGCACGGTCCTCGCCGAGGAGATGATCCACCTGGCGCTGGCCGCGAACCTGCTCAACGCCGTCGGCGGCTCGCCCAAGCTGGACACGCCGGAACTGCTGCCGCCGTACCCGCATCCACTGCCGCACGGCGACCGGTCCGTGCACGTCCACCTGGCCCCGTTCGGCCCCGAAGCCCTCGAGCTGTTCCTGCGCATCGAGCAGCCCGCGTCGGCGGACGCACCGCCGCAAACCGACGAGTACCGGACGATCGGGCAGTTCTACGCCGCCATCGAGGCCGGCCTGCGCACGCTGTGCGAAAAGCTGGGCGAGGAGCAGGTCTTCAGCGGCGATCCGGCCCGGCAGATCGGCGAGCTCCACCTCCGGGGCGGGGGTGGCGAGGTGCTGCCGGTCCACGACCTGAAGTCGGCACTGGCCGCGCTGGCTGAGGTCATCGAGCAGGGCGAGGGCGCCGCGCGGACGGACGTGTGGGACGGCGATCGCGACGTCTTCCACCCCGAGCGGGAAGAGGTCGCGCACTACTACCGCTTCCAGGAGCTGAAGGTGGGCCGCCGCTACCGGACCGGCGACACCCCGCAGTCCGGGCCGACCGGCGAAGAGATCGCGGTCGACTTCGACGGCGTGTTGCCGATGCGGCACAACCCGCGCACCACCGACTACCCGGAGGGCAGCCCGATCCGGGCCGCCCAGGAGGAGTTCAACCAGATCTACAGCCTCCTGCTCTACCAGCTGGAAGAGGCCTTCAACGGCAGCCCGGGCGGGATGATGGCCGCCGTCGGCACGATGTTCGGGCTGCGCAAGCAGGCACTGGCGCTGATGAACACGCCGACCGGCGACGGGAAGACGACCGCCGGTCCGACCTTCGAGTACGTGCCACCCGAGCGGCGGAACTGA
- a CDS encoding alpha/beta fold hydrolase produces MESGTIEVVDAGGSENEKQSKRKRSLRRIIVVTVSGLLVLVVVGVFGLAWWVSEAQFKPDHQYYTHPGHSDVVREIKEAGPGKNVVIGSPGEHTRRRGTYRMVWDGVEATVGDIVAASPDSVERPILSGPAPSVGTTVDVTSVMITDPKTSLGLDYSEVSVATELGPAPAWYLPASGLDDSTWVIAVHGQNGRRNSMLAAPVFHRLGLPVLVITYRNDEAAPASPDGFLHYGESEYRDVESAVRYAQSKGAKHVVLYGSSMGGLIVGQFLVRSSLANVVTATMLDSPLISMPMVVEFNGQQYGAPEPAIWLTGKVVRWRTGVDLDQLDLINHPPATKPPTLLIAGARDSQAPVQMDRDFAEAAKRMNWPVEYQEFPGAEHVESWNSAPARYEHAVTDFFSRTVVNPR; encoded by the coding sequence ATGGAATCAGGAACGATCGAGGTCGTCGACGCGGGCGGCTCCGAGAACGAGAAGCAGTCAAAGCGTAAGCGGAGCTTGCGGCGGATCATCGTCGTGACGGTGTCCGGGCTGCTGGTGCTCGTGGTCGTCGGGGTCTTCGGGCTGGCCTGGTGGGTGAGCGAAGCGCAGTTCAAGCCGGACCACCAGTACTACACGCACCCCGGCCACTCCGATGTCGTGCGCGAAATAAAGGAAGCCGGTCCCGGGAAGAACGTGGTCATCGGCTCTCCCGGCGAGCACACCCGCCGGCGTGGGACGTACCGGATGGTGTGGGACGGCGTCGAAGCGACTGTCGGCGACATCGTCGCCGCGTCGCCGGACTCCGTGGAGCGCCCGATCCTCAGCGGCCCGGCGCCGTCGGTCGGCACGACGGTGGACGTGACCAGCGTGATGATCACCGACCCGAAGACCTCGCTCGGACTGGACTACTCGGAGGTCTCGGTGGCCACCGAACTCGGCCCGGCTCCGGCCTGGTACCTACCGGCGTCCGGACTGGACGACTCGACCTGGGTGATCGCGGTACACGGCCAGAACGGACGCCGCAATTCCATGCTGGCGGCACCGGTCTTCCACCGGCTCGGCCTTCCGGTGCTCGTGATCACGTACCGGAACGACGAGGCTGCTCCGGCTTCCCCGGACGGTTTCCTGCACTACGGCGAGTCCGAATACCGGGATGTCGAGTCGGCGGTCCGCTACGCGCAGAGCAAAGGCGCGAAGCATGTGGTGCTATATGGCAGTTCGATGGGCGGCCTCATCGTCGGCCAGTTCCTCGTCCGCTCGTCTCTGGCGAACGTCGTCACCGCGACGATGCTGGACTCGCCGCTGATCAGCATGCCGATGGTGGTGGAGTTCAACGGGCAGCAGTACGGAGCGCCCGAACCGGCGATCTGGCTGACCGGCAAGGTGGTCCGCTGGCGCACCGGCGTCGACCTGGATCAGCTGGACCTGATCAACCACCCGCCGGCCACGAAGCCGCCGACACTGCTCATCGCCGGTGCGCGGGACTCGCAGGCTCCGGTGCAGATGGACCGTGATTTCGCCGAGGCAGCCAAGAGGATGAACTGGCCGGTGGAGTACCAGGAGTTCCCTGGCGCGGAACACGTCGAGTCGTGGAACTCCGCCCCCGCCCGATACGAGCACGCGGTCACCGACTTCTTCAGCCGCACGGTGGTGAATCCGCGATGA
- a CDS encoding DUF1963 domain-containing protein has product MSFEEACARVRELCVEHLGEQVGTQVAALAKPGFGLRPVKPGISAAGLGRWGGPALLNPGTPWPEHDGVPLSLFAVLDVEALGSWLGDERPPDGLLNIFYFDPDIRRGYVLEGAPLLDLDDPRCCRIIPADPALAIEEAAPAPASIHAPEPFYAVPVVTLPSMHGVSYDPILDTVDYGGETEDSLYYRSAPGWLASDRLGDPWLEFCEREQGLYKYEDVFFSPDQAFGWPHLENSFSQLKEPYRHLITIGHHDLGDGGYVHFILPPKAFREGDYEQAVALFEGF; this is encoded by the coding sequence GTGAGCTTTGAGGAAGCCTGCGCGAGAGTGCGGGAGCTGTGCGTCGAGCATCTGGGCGAGCAGGTCGGGACACAGGTCGCGGCACTGGCGAAACCCGGGTTCGGGCTGCGTCCGGTGAAGCCGGGCATCAGCGCGGCCGGCCTCGGCAGGTGGGGCGGTCCGGCGTTGCTGAATCCCGGCACGCCGTGGCCCGAGCACGACGGCGTTCCGCTCAGCCTGTTCGCCGTCCTGGACGTCGAGGCGCTCGGCTCGTGGCTCGGCGACGAACGCCCACCCGACGGGCTGCTGAACATCTTCTACTTCGACCCGGACATCCGGCGCGGATACGTGCTCGAGGGCGCGCCCCTCCTAGACTTGGACGACCCGCGATGCTGTCGGATCATCCCGGCGGACCCGGCACTGGCGATCGAGGAGGCAGCACCCGCACCGGCATCGATCCACGCCCCGGAGCCGTTCTACGCGGTGCCCGTCGTGACATTGCCGTCGATGCACGGAGTCTCCTACGACCCGATCCTCGACACGGTGGACTACGGCGGAGAAACGGAAGATTCCCTCTACTACCGGTCGGCGCCGGGCTGGCTGGCTTCGGACCGCCTCGGCGATCCCTGGCTCGAGTTCTGTGAGCGTGAGCAGGGCCTGTACAAGTACGAGGACGTCTTTTTCTCGCCCGACCAGGCGTTCGGCTGGCCGCACCTGGAGAACAGCTTCTCCCAGCTGAAGGAGCCGTACCGCCACCTCATCACCATCGGGCACCACGACCTCGGCGATGGCGGCTACGTGCACTTCATCCTGCCGCCGAAGGCGTTCCGCGAAGGGGACTACGAGCAGGCAGTCGCTTTGTTCGAGGGTTTCTAG
- a CDS encoding amidohydrolase family protein — protein MATTAVTGARVFDGEKTLGVQTVVLDGRKISQVGGDVPDGAEVVDGRGATLLPGLIDAHVHSAPGSLALALQFGVTTELEMQGMNTRENRAHITEDDTVADVRSAGFGITPPGGHPSELMPEGFRPAGNLPPVMPLMPFSTTPEEAAAYVPQLLARGSDYIKFMVDDGSVEGHPGLPMLDQATLNAGVAEAKKYGALTVAHTLTLDATRMAVEAGIDGVVHVFMDRPHTKEIVDLIAGSGMFVVPCVCLDASMMGITGSALADDPRVARRLDDKWEKTLRSSYNRYPQGRLEDVLETVQALAAAGVDLLAGTDASMAETFFGGLAHGASLHHELQYLVTAGLTPAQALRAATATTARRFGLGDRGRIAEGLRADLLLVDGDPTENIGDTLNTRAIWRRGRRLENS, from the coding sequence ATGGCCACCACTGCCGTCACCGGCGCCCGGGTGTTCGACGGGGAGAAGACGCTGGGAGTGCAGACCGTCGTCCTCGACGGCCGGAAGATCAGCCAGGTCGGCGGCGACGTACCCGACGGCGCCGAGGTCGTCGACGGCCGGGGTGCCACCCTGCTGCCCGGCCTGATCGACGCGCACGTCCACTCCGCCCCCGGCTCCCTCGCACTGGCCCTGCAGTTCGGCGTCACCACCGAACTGGAGATGCAGGGCATGAACACCCGGGAGAACCGCGCGCACATCACCGAGGACGACACGGTCGCCGACGTCCGGTCGGCAGGCTTCGGCATCACCCCACCCGGCGGTCACCCCAGCGAGCTCATGCCCGAAGGGTTCCGGCCGGCCGGCAACCTGCCGCCGGTGATGCCGCTGATGCCGTTCTCCACCACCCCGGAAGAGGCGGCCGCGTACGTACCGCAGCTCCTGGCGCGCGGCTCCGACTACATCAAGTTCATGGTCGACGACGGCAGCGTCGAGGGCCACCCCGGGCTGCCGATGCTCGACCAGGCCACGCTCAATGCGGGCGTCGCCGAGGCCAAGAAGTACGGCGCCCTCACCGTCGCGCACACCCTGACGCTCGACGCCACCCGCATGGCCGTCGAAGCCGGGATCGACGGCGTCGTGCACGTGTTCATGGATCGCCCGCACACCAAGGAAATCGTGGACCTGATCGCCGGGTCGGGGATGTTCGTCGTCCCGTGTGTCTGCCTCGACGCCTCGATGATGGGCATCACCGGCAGTGCACTGGCCGACGACCCCCGGGTCGCCCGCCGCCTCGACGACAAGTGGGAAAAGACCCTGCGGTCAAGCTACAACCGCTACCCCCAAGGCAGGCTCGAGGACGTCCTGGAGACCGTACAGGCACTGGCCGCAGCGGGCGTGGACCTGCTGGCCGGCACCGACGCCTCCATGGCCGAAACCTTCTTCGGCGGCCTGGCCCACGGAGCCAGCCTGCACCACGAACTGCAGTACCTCGTGACCGCCGGCCTGACCCCCGCCCAAGCACTGCGCGCCGCGACGGCAACCACAGCCCGCCGCTTCGGCCTCGGCGACCGAGGCCGCATCGCCGAAGGACTCCGCGCCGACCTGCTGCTCGTGGACGGTGACCCCACGGAGAACATCGGCGACACGCTCAACACCCGAGCCATCTGGCGACGCGGCCGCCGGCTGGAGAACTCGTAA
- a CDS encoding low temperature requirement protein A — protein sequence MSTRIRIRVRMSARPIDEPHRAASQLELLFDLVFVVAVAAATAQLAHRMADGHALTGVAGFLQVFFAIWWAWMNFTWFASSYDTDDVAYRLLTMVQMAGVLVLAAGVPATAVADYRAVGVGYLVMRIGLVAQWLRAGVEDPARRRTAFRYATGITVLQVGWLGWLVLSETEVLSPVTRPLCFLALVAGELGVPRWAERIRATTWHPHHIAERYGLFTIILLGESVLAAITGVRGALAAAEVSASFITIAVSGLVLLFALWWLYFLEPAGDGLRDRRAGSYLWGYGHYGIFAALAALGASLEVAVEDTGHHLPASPLVISYAVGASVGVFLQLLWLAHVPIVARTVLRPGAALGCATVVFLLPLAAPWTGVAVVVAGIAAACALLVAFTISLERKGNPS from the coding sequence ATGAGCACCAGGATCCGGATCCGGGTCCGGATGAGCGCGCGCCCGATCGACGAACCGCACCGCGCGGCGAGTCAGCTGGAGCTGCTGTTCGACCTCGTCTTCGTGGTCGCCGTCGCGGCCGCCACCGCTCAGCTCGCGCACCGCATGGCCGACGGTCACGCCTTGACCGGCGTGGCCGGGTTCCTCCAGGTGTTCTTCGCGATCTGGTGGGCGTGGATGAACTTCACGTGGTTCGCCTCGTCCTACGACACCGACGACGTGGCCTACCGGCTGCTGACCATGGTGCAGATGGCCGGCGTGCTCGTCCTCGCCGCCGGGGTACCCGCCACGGCCGTCGCCGACTACCGCGCCGTCGGGGTCGGCTACCTCGTCATGCGGATCGGGCTCGTTGCGCAGTGGTTGCGGGCCGGTGTCGAGGACCCGGCGCGCAGGCGGACCGCGTTTCGTTACGCCACCGGCATCACGGTCCTGCAGGTCGGCTGGCTGGGGTGGCTCGTCCTTTCCGAGACGGAGGTCCTGTCGCCGGTCACCCGGCCGCTGTGCTTCCTCGCGCTGGTCGCCGGGGAACTCGGGGTGCCGCGCTGGGCGGAGCGGATCCGAGCCACCACCTGGCACCCGCACCACATCGCCGAGCGCTACGGGTTGTTCACGATCATTCTGCTGGGCGAGAGCGTCCTGGCCGCGATCACCGGCGTCCGAGGAGCTTTGGCGGCGGCCGAGGTCAGCGCTTCGTTCATCACCATCGCCGTCTCGGGCCTCGTGCTGCTTTTCGCGCTCTGGTGGCTGTACTTCCTGGAACCGGCCGGGGACGGGCTGCGTGATCGCCGCGCGGGCTCTTACCTGTGGGGTTACGGCCACTACGGCATTTTCGCCGCGCTCGCCGCACTCGGCGCGAGCCTGGAGGTCGCGGTCGAGGACACCGGGCACCACCTGCCGGCCTCGCCGCTCGTGATCAGCTACGCCGTCGGGGCCTCCGTGGGCGTGTTCCTTCAGCTGCTGTGGCTGGCCCACGTGCCCATCGTGGCGAGGACCGTCCTGCGTCCCGGCGCCGCTCTGGGCTGCGCCACCGTCGTGTTCCTGCTCCCGCTCGCCGCGCCGTGGACCGGCGTGGCCGTCGTGGTCGCGGGTATCGCAGCGGCCTGCGCCCTGCTGGTCGCTTTCACGATCTCCCTGGAACGAAAAGGGAATCCGTCCTGA